The following proteins are co-located in the Gloeocapsa sp. PCC 7428 genome:
- a CDS encoding TetR/AcrR family transcriptional regulator, giving the protein MQVFHRTAQSEESSRDRILKAAQRLFARQGYDGTTTRDLAIAAGVAEGTLFRHFANKKAILIEIATQGWVEILTDLLTELSEMGSYKAVAQVMQRRMWNFHKNADMMRVCFMEAQFHPDLRDRIQAEVINKMTDVAEAFFQTAMDRGIYRKTNPKIVAQVFLGMFAIAGFSHNTLMEPDASPKAMQEMAEGLADIFLNGVLVREEE; this is encoded by the coding sequence ATGCAAGTTTTTCATCGCACAGCACAATCTGAAGAATCGTCCCGCGATCGCATTTTAAAAGCAGCGCAGCGATTGTTTGCCCGTCAAGGCTATGATGGCACGACAACGCGCGACTTAGCGATCGCAGCGGGTGTCGCGGAAGGAACCTTATTTCGTCATTTTGCGAATAAAAAGGCGATTTTAATTGAAATTGCTACGCAAGGCTGGGTAGAAATTCTCACCGATTTACTCACCGAATTAAGCGAAATGGGTAGCTACAAGGCGGTAGCCCAAGTAATGCAGCGCCGAATGTGGAATTTTCATAAAAATGCCGATATGATGCGCGTGTGTTTCATGGAAGCGCAGTTTCATCCCGATCTACGCGATCGCATTCAAGCCGAAGTCATCAACAAAATGACGGATGTCGCCGAGGCGTTCTTTCAAACCGCGATGGATCGGGGAATTTACCGCAAAACGAATCCTAAAATTGTCGCCCAAGTGTTTTTGGGAATGTTTGCGATCGCAGGCTTTAGTCACAATACACTCATGGAACCGGATGCATCTCCTAAAGCTATGCAAGAAATGGCAGAAGGACTTGCGGATATTTTTCTGAATGGGGTGTTGGTGAGGGAGGAGGAGTGA
- a CDS encoding dipeptide/oligopeptide/nickel ABC transporter ATP-binding protein, with amino-acid sequence MTLLSIQKVSKTYEVQQGWWGQKHLVRALQEVSLTVEPGCCLGVVGESGAGKSTLGRIVLGLEQPDRGEIWFQGKNLRHLNRDQRRILRRDLQVVFQDSLSAVNPRLSVREIIGEPMQNYLNLSTTQMSEQIQQLLEIVGLRAADIDKYPHQFSGGQLQRVTIARAIALKPKLIVLDEPVASLDMTIQAQILHLLADLKEQFELSYLFISHDLAAVSFMANKLAVMYQGAIVETVEDLKQLRHLQHPYAQQLMAAQLPSHPRDRLLFTS; translated from the coding sequence ATGACGCTGTTATCGATTCAGAAGGTTTCCAAAACCTATGAAGTTCAGCAAGGTTGGTGGGGACAAAAGCACTTGGTAAGGGCATTACAAGAAGTTTCACTTACTGTTGAACCTGGTTGCTGTCTAGGAGTTGTCGGCGAGAGTGGTGCGGGGAAAAGTACTTTAGGGCGGATTGTACTGGGGCTAGAACAACCCGATCGCGGTGAAATTTGGTTTCAAGGCAAAAATCTGAGACATCTGAATCGCGATCAACGGCGAATTTTGCGTCGCGATCTCCAAGTTGTGTTTCAAGATAGTTTGAGTGCGGTAAATCCTCGGTTAAGCGTTCGTGAAATTATCGGCGAACCGATGCAGAACTATCTTAATTTGTCAACAACGCAGATGAGCGAGCAAATTCAGCAGTTGCTAGAAATTGTCGGATTACGTGCAGCAGATATCGATAAATATCCTCATCAGTTTAGTGGTGGGCAATTGCAGCGCGTTACCATTGCTAGAGCGATCGCGCTTAAGCCTAAGTTGATTGTCCTCGATGAACCTGTTGCTAGCTTAGATATGACGATTCAAGCTCAAATTCTGCATCTGCTAGCAGATCTCAAAGAACAGTTCGAGTTGTCTTATTTGTTCATCTCGCACGACTTAGCCGCAGTTTCCTTCATGGCTAATAAACTCGCAGTGATGTACCAAGGAGCGATCGTGGAAACAGTAGAAGATCTTAAACAACTGCGTCACCTTCAGCATCCTTATGCTCAACAACTAATGGCTGCGCAATTGCCCTCTCATCCACGCGATCGTTTGCTGTTTACTTCCTAA
- a CDS encoding FG-GAP repeat protein, whose product MAIIRGTSGNDTLVGTQFADTILGFAGGDLLLGRGSNDVLRGGRGKDTLRGGNGDDTLYGGLGDDVLEGNAGNNVLYGGLGNDRLYASFEEGNNTLYGGVGNDTLYGGYYGEAFLYGGQGDDTYVVSPNIQIIEASNSGIDTVIINSSSINELSANVENLTLIENNYVFFGVGNNLNNTITGNSLDNVLHGRAGNDLLVGNAGNDILVGTDGTVGDKDTLTGGSGRDTFVLGNATSVFYDDRNGTTSGFSDYALITDFNINDDFIRLNGKRTDYFLSASSGEGNLPKGTAIFRKVNGEADELIAIIQGSSSLSLNGNYFKFTDDEIDLATLNGNNGFVIQGINEFDFSGRSVSNAGDVNGDGFDDLIIGAPRANPNGQNGAGQSYLVFGKASGFDASLDLATLNGNNGFVINGINRFDGLGYSVSSAGDVNGDGFNDLIVGIRYAEPNGQNGAGQSCVVFGKASGFDASLDASTLDGNNGFVVNGIDVYDFSGYSVSSAGDVNGDGFDDLIIGANGAGQSYVVFGKALGFDASLDASTLDGNNGFVVNGIDIGNVLGTTTKVSVSNAGDINGDGFADLIIGAPLASLDGQYSVGKSYVIFGKASGFDASLDLATLNGSNGFVINGINVNDYSGRSVSSAGDINGDGFDDLIIGADGARLDGQYSVGKSYVVFGKASGFDTSLDLATLNGSNGFVINGINAYDGSGFSVSSAGDINGDGFDDLIVGAPSATPNFQSRAGQSYVVFGKASGFDANFDLATLDGSNGFVINGINADDFSGISVSKAGDVDGDGFDDLIIGAPGADPNGRESAGESYVIFGRDFTNSVTHLGTDGDDTLIGTNGDDILIGGRGSDRLIGGRGVDVLYGGAGDDTLSFGVRDRRLDGGSGTDTLTVDTSDITIDLTSLPRNQIRDIEIIDLTGTGNNNLILTRLNLLNLSESTNRLIVNGNTGDSVTSTGQGWLRGNETTLDGITYNQFTAGAATLLVDTDLTQTIS is encoded by the coding sequence ATGGCAATCATTAGAGGAACTTCGGGCAACGATACTCTTGTAGGAACACAATTCGCTGATACGATATTGGGTTTCGCAGGCGGTGACTTGCTGTTGGGTAGAGGAAGTAATGATGTTCTTAGAGGAGGTAGAGGAAAGGACACGCTTAGAGGTGGCAATGGTGATGATACTCTCTATGGCGGTCTAGGTGATGATGTACTCGAGGGCAATGCGGGTAATAATGTACTTTATGGCGGTTTAGGCAATGATCGGCTTTACGCTAGCTTTGAAGAAGGGAATAACACACTCTATGGTGGTGTAGGTAATGACACCCTATACGGAGGATATTATGGGGAAGCCTTTTTGTATGGCGGTCAAGGTGACGATACTTATGTAGTCTCCCCTAATATACAAATTATTGAAGCTTCTAACTCAGGCATAGATACTGTCATTATTAACTCTAGTTCTATTAATGAGTTAAGTGCGAATGTAGAGAATTTAACATTAATAGAGAATAATTATGTTTTTTTTGGTGTTGGAAATAATCTTAACAACACAATCACTGGAAATTCTTTGGATAACGTACTTCATGGCAGGGCGGGCAATGACCTATTAGTTGGGAATGCAGGTAATGACATTCTTGTCGGTACTGATGGCACTGTAGGCGACAAAGACACGCTCACTGGTGGTAGCGGTAGAGATACATTTGTTTTAGGAAATGCCACAAGTGTGTTTTATGACGATCGCAACGGTACTACTTCAGGATTTAGTGATTATGCATTAATTACCGATTTCAATATCAATGATGATTTTATCCGCCTCAACGGCAAACGAACTGATTATTTCTTAAGCGCTTCCTCTGGGGAAGGCAATTTACCTAAAGGAACTGCAATCTTCCGTAAAGTTAATGGGGAAGCGGATGAATTGATTGCAATTATCCAAGGAAGTTCCTCACTAAGTTTGAACGGCAACTATTTCAAGTTCACAGATGATGAGATTGACCTTGCGACACTCAATGGCAATAATGGCTTTGTGATTCAAGGAATTAATGAATTTGACTTTTCAGGAAGGTCTGTTAGCAATGCAGGAGATGTCAACGGTGATGGCTTTGATGATTTGATTATTGGGGCACCGCGTGCTAATCCTAATGGTCAAAATGGTGCGGGGCAAAGCTATCTTGTGTTTGGCAAAGCCTCAGGGTTTGATGCCAGTCTCGACTTGGCGACACTCAACGGTAACAATGGCTTTGTCATTAATGGCATCAATAGATTCGACGGTTTAGGCTACTCAGTTAGCAGTGCGGGGGATGTTAACGGAGATGGCTTTAATGATTTGATTGTTGGTATCCGTTATGCTGAGCCTAATGGTCAAAATGGTGCGGGACAAAGCTGCGTTGTATTTGGCAAAGCCTCAGGGTTTGATGCCAGTCTCGACGCTTCAACACTCGACGGTAACAATGGCTTTGTTGTGAATGGCATCGATGTTTATGACTTCTCAGGCTACTCAGTTAGCAGTGCGGGGGATGTTAACGGAGATGGCTTTGATGATTTGATTATTGGGGCAAATGGTGCGGGACAAAGCTACGTTGTATTTGGCAAAGCCTTAGGGTTTGATGCCAGTCTCGACGCTTCAACACTCGACGGTAACAATGGCTTTGTTGTGAATGGCATTGATATAGGCAATGTCTTAGGTACTACCACTAAAGTCTCAGTCAGCAATGCGGGAGATATTAATGGTGATGGCTTTGCTGACTTGATTATTGGCGCACCACTTGCCAGTCTTGATGGTCAATATTCTGTAGGTAAAAGCTACGTTATTTTTGGCAAAGCCTCAGGATTTGATGCCAGTCTCGACTTGGCGACACTCAACGGTAGCAATGGTTTTGTCATTAATGGTATCAATGTTAATGACTACTCAGGAAGGTCTGTTAGTAGTGCGGGAGATATTAATGGTGATGGCTTTGATGATTTGATTATTGGGGCAGATGGTGCCAGACTTGATGGTCAATATTCTGTAGGTAAAAGCTACGTTGTATTTGGCAAAGCATCAGGATTTGATACCAGTCTCGACTTGGCGACACTCAACGGTAGCAATGGCTTCGTTATTAATGGCATTAATGCATACGACGGTTCAGGCTTCTCTGTCAGTAGTGCGGGAGATATCAACGGTGATGGCTTTGATGACTTGATTGTTGGCGCACCAAGTGCTACTCCCAATTTTCAATCACGTGCGGGACAAAGCTATGTTGTATTTGGTAAAGCATCGGGATTTGATGCAAATTTTGACTTGGCAACTCTCGATGGTAGTAATGGCTTTGTGATTAATGGGATTAATGCAGATGACTTTTCAGGAATCTCTGTCAGTAAAGCAGGAGATGTTGATGGTGATGGCTTCGATGACTTGATTATTGGCGCACCTGGTGCTGACCCGAATGGTCGAGAGTCTGCGGGAGAAAGCTACGTTATCTTTGGTCGTGACTTTACAAACTCTGTTACTCACCTGGGTACTGATGGCGATGATACCCTCATTGGTACAAATGGTGATGATATCCTTATCGGTGGCAGAGGAAGCGATCGCCTCATCGGTGGTCGCGGTGTTGATGTCCTCTACGGTGGTGCTGGAGATGATACCCTTAGTTTTGGCGTGCGCGATCGCCGTCTCGATGGTGGTAGCGGTACAGATACTTTAACTGTTGATACTAGCGATATCACCATCGATTTAACATCTTTACCTCGTAATCAAATTCGCGACATTGAAATTATTGACCTCACTGGTACAGGTAATAACAATCTCATCCTGACGCGCTTAAACTTACTCAATCTTTCGGAAAGTACCAATCGCTTGATTGTGAATGGTAATACTGGTGACTCGGTGACATCAACTGGGCAAGGATGGCTTCGTGGTAACGAAACAACACTTGATGGTATCACCTACAATCAGTTTACTGCTGGAGCGGCAACGCTATTAGTAGATACTGATCTCACGCAAACCATTTCTTGA
- a CDS encoding pitrilysin family protein, producing MLMHWVGTSRSQRRVNWIGLWLVALLLVVMLRLPAIAGAVHFTELQFAPLPEVQLPEYTRFVTDNGMIVYLLEDRELPLVSGTALFRTGQRWESPEKTGLAGLTGTVMRTGGTKQHSGDELNELLEQRAATVETSISTASGSASFDALSEDLETVFGLFAEVIRQPVFAQDKLDLAKTQLRGSIARRNDEPGSIAQREFQKLIYGNESPYARIPEYQTVDNIAREDVVNFYQEYFYPNNMILGIVGDFDSQQMRSLIQKYFAEWQPKPGMQLPQLPTVCQAKLGGIFLVDQPQLTQSYLQIGHLGGQFNSPDYAALDVMNGVLNGFGGRLFNNVRSRQGLAYSVYGAWSPRYDYPGLFISGGQTRSDATVSFIQAMQKEIERLKTELVTPEELALAKDSVLNSFVFNFEDPAQTLTRLLRYEYYGYPADFLFRYRQAVEATTAEDIQRVAQTHLKPENLVTLVVGNAAAIQPPLTALASEVTPIDITIPEPEPVATQQNR from the coding sequence ATGTTGATGCATTGGGTTGGTACGAGTCGAAGTCAGCGGCGTGTTAATTGGATTGGGCTTTGGTTGGTGGCGCTGCTGTTGGTGGTGATGTTGCGGTTGCCTGCGATCGCGGGGGCTGTGCATTTTACTGAGTTGCAGTTTGCGCCGTTGCCAGAGGTGCAGTTACCAGAGTATACGCGCTTTGTCACGGATAATGGCATGATTGTGTATCTGTTGGAAGATCGCGAGTTGCCGTTGGTGAGTGGTACGGCGTTGTTTCGTACTGGGCAACGCTGGGAAAGCCCTGAGAAAACGGGTTTAGCAGGTTTGACGGGAACTGTGATGCGCACCGGAGGAACAAAACAGCATTCTGGTGATGAACTGAATGAGTTATTAGAACAACGTGCGGCTACGGTGGAAACGTCGATTAGTACGGCTTCGGGTTCGGCGAGTTTTGATGCTTTAAGTGAAGATCTCGAAACAGTGTTTGGGTTGTTTGCTGAGGTGATCCGTCAGCCAGTGTTTGCGCAGGATAAATTGGATTTAGCAAAAACGCAGTTGCGTGGGAGTATTGCACGGCGAAATGATGAACCAGGTAGCATTGCGCAGCGCGAGTTTCAGAAGTTGATTTACGGTAACGAAAGTCCTTATGCGCGAATTCCTGAGTACCAAACGGTAGATAATATTGCGCGGGAAGATGTCGTGAATTTCTATCAGGAGTACTTCTATCCTAATAATATGATTTTGGGAATTGTCGGGGATTTTGACTCGCAACAAATGCGATCGCTCATTCAAAAGTATTTTGCTGAGTGGCAACCGAAGCCAGGAATGCAACTACCGCAATTACCAACGGTGTGTCAAGCAAAGCTTGGCGGTATTTTCTTGGTAGATCAGCCGCAACTAACGCAAAGTTATTTACAAATTGGTCATTTGGGCGGTCAATTTAATAGTCCTGATTATGCCGCCTTGGATGTGATGAATGGCGTGTTAAATGGCTTTGGCGGACGGTTATTTAATAATGTGCGATCGCGTCAAGGTTTGGCTTATTCGGTGTACGGTGCGTGGAGTCCGCGTTATGACTATCCTGGTTTATTTATATCTGGCGGACAAACTCGATCTGATGCCACCGTGTCTTTTATTCAAGCAATGCAAAAAGAAATTGAACGCCTCAAAACGGAATTAGTTACACCAGAAGAACTTGCTTTAGCGAAAGATTCTGTTCTTAACTCTTTTGTCTTCAATTTTGAAGATCCAGCACAAACTTTAACGCGACTACTACGTTACGAATACTACGGCTACCCCGCCGATTTTCTCTTCCGCTATCGTCAAGCTGTCGAAGCAACTACGGCTGAAGATATTCAACGTGTCGCGCAAACTCATCTCAAACCAGAAAACTTAGTCACTTTGGTAGTGGGTAATGCTGCTGCAATTCAACCGCCTTTAACGGCACTAGCATCAGAAGTGACACCAATTGACATCACAATTCCTGAACCAGAACCTGTAGCAACACAACAAAATCGTTAA
- a CDS encoding pitrilysin family protein, whose protein sequence is MSLKRCCQLFLPHHVRWRIFTFLIIILFSWVSLPAVAIARTQAPTPETSIQPYLDRVIDQLSEFRLENGIKFIVLERHRAPVVSFLTYADVGGADEPDGKTGIAHYLEHLAFKGTQRIGTTDYQAEKPLLDRLDELDAQIRAAQARGNKAEVARLQAEFEKVQAQAQSFVKQNELGQIVEQAGGVGLNANTSADATRYFYSFPSNKLELWMSLESERFLEPVFREFYQEKDVILEERRLRVDNSPIGQMVEKFLDTAFTKHPYRRPVIGYEEDIRNLTRQDLQDFFDTHYVPSNLTIAVIGDVEASRVQQLAQTYFGRYKAKPAAPPVQVSEPPQKRQREFELRLRSQPWYLEGYHRPAITDPDHVIYDIIGRLLSDGRTSRLYRSLVERQQLALSAQGFSGFPGDKHQNVMLFYALTAPGHTANEVGAALRKEIERLKTEPVSAVELDRVKTQARAGLLRSLQSNMGMAQLLLEYEVKTGSWRNLFKELEAIQAVTAADVQRVAQATFSAQNRTIGRLVPQG, encoded by the coding sequence ATGAGTTTGAAACGTTGCTGCCAATTGTTCTTACCTCACCATGTAAGATGGCGGATCTTCACTTTTTTAATAATTATTTTGTTTTCTTGGGTGTCGTTACCAGCAGTTGCGATCGCCCGTACGCAAGCACCAACGCCGGAGACATCGATCCAGCCTTATTTAGATCGCGTCATCGATCAACTAAGTGAGTTTCGTTTAGAAAATGGCATAAAATTTATTGTTTTAGAACGCCATCGAGCGCCTGTTGTTTCGTTTCTCACGTATGCTGATGTAGGTGGTGCGGATGAACCCGATGGCAAAACAGGAATCGCGCACTATTTGGAACATTTAGCATTTAAGGGAACGCAACGCATCGGCACAACTGATTACCAAGCAGAAAAGCCACTCTTAGATCGCTTGGATGAACTCGATGCCCAAATCCGTGCAGCGCAAGCCAGGGGAAACAAAGCGGAAGTCGCCCGCTTGCAAGCAGAATTTGAGAAAGTGCAGGCACAAGCTCAGAGTTTTGTCAAGCAAAATGAACTAGGGCAAATCGTCGAACAAGCAGGCGGTGTTGGTTTAAATGCTAATACCTCAGCCGATGCAACGCGCTATTTCTACAGTTTTCCCAGTAATAAATTAGAACTGTGGATGTCGCTAGAGTCGGAGCGATTTTTAGAACCTGTCTTTCGCGAATTTTATCAAGAAAAAGATGTCATTCTGGAAGAACGGCGATTGCGAGTTGATAATTCTCCAATCGGTCAAATGGTAGAGAAGTTTCTCGATACGGCATTTACGAAACATCCCTATCGTCGTCCGGTAATTGGTTACGAAGAAGATATCCGCAACTTGACGCGCCAAGACTTACAAGATTTTTTTGATACGCACTACGTACCGAGTAATTTGACAATTGCAGTCATTGGTGATGTGGAAGCTTCGCGCGTACAACAGTTAGCACAAACTTACTTTGGGCGTTACAAAGCAAAACCTGCCGCCCCTCCAGTACAAGTATCTGAACCGCCGCAAAAGCGACAGCGCGAATTTGAATTGCGTTTGCGATCGCAGCCTTGGTATTTAGAAGGCTATCATCGTCCGGCAATTACCGATCCGGATCATGTCATCTATGACATCATTGGTAGATTACTCAGTGATGGTCGCACGTCGCGGTTGTATCGCTCTTTAGTTGAACGACAGCAACTTGCTCTTTCTGCGCAAGGCTTTAGCGGATTCCCTGGCGATAAGCACCAAAATGTCATGTTATTTTATGCGTTGACGGCTCCTGGGCATACCGCAAATGAAGTTGGTGCAGCGTTGAGGAAGGAGATTGAACGGTTAAAGACGGAACCTGTCTCGGCTGTGGAGTTGGATCGCGTGAAGACGCAAGCTAGGGCGGGATTGTTGCGATCGCTGCAATCGAATATGGGAATGGCGCAGTTGTTGTTGGAATATGAAGTCAAAACTGGCTCCTGGCGCAATTTATTTAAGGAGTTGGAGGCAATTCAGGCGGTGACGGCTGCGGATGTTCAGCGGGTGGCGCAGGCAACTTTTTCAGCACAGAATCGGACGATCGGGCGGTTGGTGCCGCAGGGTTGA